One window of Phycisphaerae bacterium genomic DNA carries:
- a CDS encoding CoA-binding protein, with amino-acid sequence MNDRRKSVVIVGASADRSKYSNKSIRAHLRQGWQVYPVNPRGGTIEGLTVYTSVKDIPGPIDRISLYLPPAVGVTAMADIAAAKPTEFFVNPGAESEELVEKAQALGLDPILACSIIDVGASPGQFPDD; translated from the coding sequence ATGAATGACCGCAGAAAATCGGTGGTGATCGTCGGCGCATCGGCCGACCGCTCGAAATACAGCAACAAATCCATCCGCGCCCACCTTCGACAGGGTTGGCAGGTTTACCCCGTCAATCCCAGGGGCGGCACGATTGAAGGCCTGACGGTTTATACCAGCGTGAAGGATATCCCCGGGCCGATCGATCGCATCTCGCTCTACCTGCCGCCGGCCGTCGGTGTCACGGCGATGGCGGACATCGCCGCGGCAAAGCCCACGGAATTTTTCGTGAACCCTGGCGCAGAGAGCGAAGAACTGGTGGAGAAGGCGCAGGCGCTGGGGCTCGACCCCATTCTCGCATGCAGCATCATCGATGTCGGCGCATCGCCCGGGCAATTTCCGGACGACTAG
- a CDS encoding MBL fold metallo-hydrolase, giving the protein MLKLTFHGAAQEVTGSMHLLEADGILVALDCGLFQGRREESSRKNREFPFDPKNLHALVLSHAHVDHCGRIPMLVKNGFRGRIYATPATRDLCALILRDSAHIQAEDAFYLNKKRERKGESPIEPFYDDDDAIAALRLFHAVSPRHPFWITRRLRAEFLMAGHMLGAAMIRLDYQHGGGGGAQGATSLLFSGDLGRFDTPLLKDPSPFPESDYLICESTYGGRRHPPTSDLREQLADVVNDTFRRGGKVVIPAFSVGRTQVIVYFLHQLVAERRIPDMPIYIDSPLAVNATEVFRLHPDLFDQEALAFQAQAGDILGGDCCTYVRDSEQSKAINRRRRPCIIISASGMCEAGRILHHLKNNVQNPRNTVLIVGFQAAHTLGRRIVEKQPEVRIFNQTYKLKAQVAALNGFSAHADSEELGRLYRPIANSCRGAFLVHGEPDQMKPLAAAMRDAGMPDVQMPMPADSFVLDADGR; this is encoded by the coding sequence ATGCTCAAGCTCACATTTCACGGGGCGGCCCAGGAAGTCACCGGCTCCATGCACCTGCTCGAGGCGGATGGCATTCTGGTCGCGTTGGATTGCGGATTATTTCAGGGGCGGCGCGAGGAATCGAGCCGGAAGAATCGCGAGTTTCCGTTCGATCCGAAGAATCTGCATGCCCTGGTGCTGTCACATGCCCATGTCGACCACTGCGGGCGAATTCCAATGCTCGTGAAGAACGGGTTTCGGGGGCGCATCTATGCAACGCCGGCCACCCGAGACCTCTGTGCGTTGATCCTTCGCGACTCGGCCCATATTCAGGCTGAAGACGCATTCTATCTGAACAAGAAGCGCGAGCGCAAAGGGGAATCGCCGATCGAGCCGTTCTATGATGACGATGACGCCATCGCGGCACTCCGCTTGTTTCACGCCGTTTCACCGAGGCATCCCTTCTGGATTACGCGAAGGCTCCGCGCCGAGTTTCTAATGGCCGGCCACATGCTGGGCGCCGCGATGATTCGCCTGGACTATCAGCATGGCGGTGGAGGCGGGGCGCAGGGGGCGACCTCGCTGCTTTTTTCCGGCGACCTGGGCCGATTTGATACGCCCCTCTTGAAGGATCCATCACCCTTTCCGGAGTCCGATTATCTGATCTGCGAAAGCACGTACGGCGGCCGGCGGCATCCGCCGACGAGCGATCTGCGCGAGCAGCTTGCGGATGTTGTGAATGATACGTTTCGTCGCGGCGGCAAGGTTGTGATCCCGGCGTTCAGCGTCGGGCGAACACAGGTGATCGTCTATTTCCTGCATCAACTGGTCGCGGAGCGGCGGATTCCGGACATGCCGATTTATATTGACAGCCCGCTGGCGGTGAACGCGACCGAAGTGTTCCGGCTGCATCCGGACCTGTTTGACCAAGAGGCATTGGCGTTTCAGGCGCAGGCGGGCGACATACTGGGCGGCGATTGCTGCACCTATGTCAGAGATTCCGAGCAGAGCAAGGCGATCAATCGTCGTCGACGACCGTGCATCATTATTTCAGCCAGCGGGATGTGTGAGGCGGGGCGCATCCTGCACCACCTGAAGAACAATGTTCAGAATCCCAGGAATACCGTGCTGATCGTCGGTTTCCAGGCGGCTCACACGCTCGGAAGGCGCATTGTGGAGAAACAGCCGGAGGTTCGAATTTTCAACCAGACCTACAAGCTAAAGGCACAGGTTGCGGCTCTCAATGGTTTCAGCGCCCATGCCGACTCGGAAGAGCTGGGGCGACTCTACCGCCCCATTGCGAATTCGTGTCGCGGGGCATTCCTCGTGCATGGCGAACCGGATCAGATGAAGCCGCTTGCCGCGGCGATGCGGGACGCCGGGATGCCCGACGTTCAAATGCCAATGCCGGCAGATTCATTCGTGCTGGATGCCGACGGCCGCTAG
- a CDS encoding HAD family phosphatase gives MPRNQHESTPILAGFGVIFDMDGVLVDSYRPHFESWRGLALELGYDLNESQFAATFGRTSREIIQQLFHTHDDAAIRQMDDRKESLYRDIIRENVPEMPGARDLIASIHAAGASIAIGSSGPPENVELIRDALRLNDRLAACITGADVSRGKPDPQVFTLAAERMMLPPDRCIVIEDAPAGIEAARRAGIRCVALTSSHPRDRLSAANTIIGALSELNPLRIKAILDNGK, from the coding sequence ATGCCCCGCAATCAACACGAATCGACGCCCATCCTCGCCGGTTTCGGCGTCATCTTCGACATGGATGGCGTCCTGGTCGATAGCTATCGACCACATTTCGAGAGCTGGAGGGGCCTCGCTCTCGAGCTGGGATACGATCTCAATGAATCCCAATTCGCCGCAACCTTCGGCCGCACAAGCCGCGAGATCATCCAACAACTCTTCCATACCCACGATGACGCCGCGATTCGGCAAATGGACGACCGCAAAGAGTCGCTCTACCGCGATATCATCCGAGAAAACGTGCCTGAGATGCCCGGTGCTCGCGATCTGATCGCCTCAATTCACGCCGCCGGCGCAAGCATCGCCATCGGCTCATCCGGTCCACCGGAGAACGTCGAACTCATCCGCGACGCACTGAGACTCAATGACCGACTGGCCGCTTGCATCACAGGCGCCGATGTCAGCCGTGGGAAACCCGATCCGCAGGTTTTCACCTTGGCGGCCGAGCGGATGATGCTGCCACCCGATCGCTGCATCGTGATTGAGGACGCACCGGCCGGAATCGAAGCAGCCCGCCGGGCCGGCATCCGGTGCGTCGCACTAACCAGCTCCCACCCTCGCGATCGATTGTCCGCAGCCAACACCATCATCGGAGCCTTATCGGAACTCAATCCGCTGCGCATCAAGGCGATACTCGATAATGGGAAATAG
- the rplT gene encoding 50S ribosomal protein L20 produces MPRTKTHVAHHKKVKRILKAAKGYYGARSKLLSVARDTVLRAGVYSYRDRRARKGDFRRLWITRLTAACRARNISYSRFINGLKLATVDLNRKMLSEIAIADPTAFDAIVEIARKHAASKAA; encoded by the coding sequence ATGCCACGCACCAAAACACACGTCGCCCACCACAAAAAGGTGAAGCGAATACTCAAGGCGGCCAAAGGCTATTACGGCGCGCGAAGCAAACTGCTGAGCGTGGCCCGCGATACCGTGCTCCGCGCCGGCGTCTATTCCTACCGCGATCGACGCGCGCGAAAGGGCGATTTCCGCCGGCTCTGGATTACACGGCTCACGGCGGCCTGCCGCGCAAGAAACATCTCCTACAGCCGATTCATCAACGGCCTGAAGCTTGCCACTGTCGATCTGAATCGCAAGATGCTCAGCGAAATCGCCATCGCCGACCCGACGGCATTCGACGCAATCGTCGAAATCGCCAGGAAACACGCCGCATCCAAGGCGGCCTGA
- the rpmI gene encoding 50S ribosomal protein L35 — translation MPKMKTHKGLVKRIKVSARGKVRYNKSGAGHLMSGKSSSRRRGMRKHVELLDAPLAKRIRRMMGK, via the coding sequence ATGCCGAAAATGAAAACGCATAAGGGACTCGTCAAGCGAATCAAGGTGTCCGCACGAGGCAAGGTGCGCTACAACAAGAGTGGCGCGGGCCACCTCATGAGCGGAAAGAGCTCTTCGCGCCGGCGCGGCATGCGTAAACACGTCGAATTGCTCGATGCCCCGCTTGCCAAGCGAATCCGCCGGATGATGGGTAAATAA
- a CDS encoding M20/M25/M40 family metallo-hydrolase: MPTDPLKLLRSVVDLPTAPFVETHVIRFIKEFVSKRSALKLKPDRFGNLLVTYTPPDQKKSRLAGRPVLFAAHMDHPGFVATKMLNDKHVHAQWRGWVQSAYFKGRKIQFHSADRWIPAVIEEVQLHTPTRAEARQAAASARSFGADGPPDGIIARVKSPVEPHSPGMWALNDAVIRGTRLHARACDDLAGLAAILAMLDEICRRRAKVATRAFFTRAEEVGFAGALAAVADKSVPMNTVVVAVENSKAITGVDIGGGPVLRVGDKATVFTPAATAYCHVVADQLKQKDKTFRYQRKLMDGGTCESTAYCHHGYDATGICLPLANYHNMDSAAEKIAPESIDVRDYLNLVKWFIALSQAPGKVRFDGQHPGLGDRLDALLKQHRHRLLETAKSVM, translated from the coding sequence ATGCCAACCGATCCGCTCAAACTGCTCAGGTCTGTCGTCGATCTGCCGACCGCGCCATTCGTCGAAACCCATGTCATCCGATTCATCAAGGAGTTCGTCTCAAAAAGATCGGCGCTAAAGCTCAAGCCTGACCGGTTCGGCAACCTGCTCGTAACCTACACGCCGCCGGATCAAAAAAAATCCCGGCTGGCCGGCAGACCGGTCCTCTTCGCCGCACACATGGACCACCCCGGATTCGTCGCCACAAAAATGCTCAACGACAAGCACGTACACGCCCAATGGCGCGGCTGGGTACAGTCCGCCTACTTCAAAGGCCGGAAGATTCAATTCCACTCCGCCGACCGATGGATCCCCGCCGTCATTGAAGAGGTCCAGCTTCACACGCCAACCCGGGCCGAAGCCAGACAGGCCGCCGCCAGCGCCAGGTCGTTCGGCGCGGACGGCCCGCCGGACGGCATCATCGCCCGCGTCAAATCGCCCGTCGAACCGCACAGCCCGGGCATGTGGGCACTCAATGATGCCGTGATCCGCGGCACGCGCCTCCATGCCCGAGCCTGCGATGACCTCGCGGGGCTCGCCGCAATCCTGGCCATGCTGGATGAAATCTGTCGCCGCCGAGCGAAAGTCGCGACCCGCGCATTCTTCACTCGCGCCGAAGAAGTCGGATTCGCTGGCGCTCTCGCCGCTGTTGCCGACAAATCCGTCCCAATGAACACCGTCGTCGTCGCCGTCGAAAACAGCAAGGCGATTACAGGCGTCGATATCGGCGGAGGCCCCGTCCTGCGCGTCGGCGACAAGGCCACCGTCTTCACCCCCGCGGCGACAGCCTATTGTCACGTCGTCGCCGATCAGCTCAAACAGAAAGACAAAACATTCCGCTACCAGCGAAAACTCATGGACGGTGGCACATGCGAATCAACCGCCTACTGCCACCACGGTTACGACGCCACGGGAATCTGCCTCCCCCTCGCCAACTACCACAACATGGATTCGGCCGCCGAGAAGATCGCCCCGGAATCAATCGATGTGCGTGATTATCTCAATCTTGTGAAGTGGTTTATTGCCCTCTCACAGGCCCCCGGAAAAGTCCGCTTCGACGGACAACACCCGGGACTTGGTGACAGACTCGATGCACTCCTCAAACAGCATAGGCATCGACTGCTCGAAACAGCAAAATCCGTCATGTAA
- a CDS encoding class I SAM-dependent methyltransferase codes for MLREIARKGMRRRRAVCFALQRRHYDSRGWVHAYRIYAREVMDRLAAGGAVLDIGCGRSFEFASALCERTSDVHGIDPAAEAGAVMVAGARVYRAHGDALPFADRRFDLVVARSVLEHLESPEPVFREIARVLRPGGAFVFLTPSRFDYVSVIASMVPNMLHPKIVRFAEGRCEADTFPTRYRANTGGAVRRLARASGLRVELIRYLHHCPTSLMFSPALYRLATLYDKAVCSYERLAFLRGWMLGVVRKEPSGA; via the coding sequence ATGCTACGGGAAATCGCTCGAAAAGGAATGCGCCGCCGCCGGGCAGTCTGTTTTGCGCTGCAGCGTCGGCACTACGACTCTCGGGGCTGGGTTCACGCGTACCGGATTTATGCGCGGGAGGTGATGGACCGGCTTGCCGCGGGCGGCGCGGTGCTGGATATCGGATGCGGCCGGTCGTTTGAGTTTGCGTCGGCGCTTTGCGAGCGGACATCCGACGTGCACGGGATCGATCCTGCGGCGGAGGCCGGCGCGGTCATGGTTGCGGGCGCGCGGGTTTATCGAGCGCATGGTGATGCGCTACCGTTTGCGGACAGGCGGTTTGATCTTGTGGTTGCGCGGTCGGTGCTGGAGCACCTTGAATCGCCTGAGCCGGTCTTTCGGGAGATCGCGCGGGTTCTGCGGCCGGGCGGCGCGTTTGTGTTTCTTACGCCGAGTCGCTTCGACTATGTGTCAGTGATTGCATCGATGGTGCCCAATATGTTGCACCCAAAGATCGTGCGATTCGCGGAGGGCCGGTGCGAGGCGGATACGTTTCCGACGCGGTATCGCGCCAACACGGGCGGCGCGGTGCGGCGGCTGGCCCGGGCTTCGGGACTGCGCGTCGAATTGATCCGGTATCTGCATCATTGCCCGACATCGTTGATGTTCAGTCCGGCGCTGTATCGGCTTGCGACGCTCTACGACAAGGCTGTGTGTTCGTACGAGCGGCTTGCATTTCTTCGCGGGTGGATGCTGGGGGTGGTGCGCAAGGAACCGAGCGGGGCGTGA
- a CDS encoding right-handed parallel beta-helix repeat-containing protein, protein MQYSRRRKSLFRNRAQLALLPLAMFILSNPLVTATQPNSPEKPATNDRDGSARRIRGLIHQDQTWSGRILIIGDTQIIGAVVDIEPGTEILFAGAEPGHNPVLTVGSAEEKHGSIRLAPDEARPVYFGVAEHAQPGAIIVYLPPPPPNDSAAGSRFRWRGVRFTGVGFERADRKGATKTASQRVPAITVNCAENGTTVELDDCRFTDGSGVLIRAGADSRIKITDCELAAVDATSLTISRTARPDFAGKIDIRDNNLNSGIMLDGVNGEIVGNTIAGDSASLLITSRIGTGSRIEDNLLNRRCAATPGTYALSVNSPASTITNNIIIGAETCVLAGPRTMMGNIIMAQPPAAHSFDQPRSRKLVASLPQGARFEKNYLIGPTGAMLAPWPMRSPGADSEPERRRTTIKNNVFDGAGNTAWAVELDAAGRPVPIAIENNLFMRLENIVINKSGGPIDDFTAGFNAFYPPPRRKYDRFDPAETEPGNGDHAFKSIMDLGLANRTESDDREFRANELARQAKLLQDNDRAGFRRHIVERYRPGKNSPLMGAGRPGSGSANIGPG, encoded by the coding sequence ATGCAATACTCGCGAAGGCGCAAATCACTCTTTCGGAATCGGGCGCAGCTCGCGCTTCTTCCCCTCGCGATGTTCATTCTATCTAACCCGCTCGTGACCGCGACGCAACCGAACTCGCCGGAGAAACCCGCTACAAACGACCGCGACGGCTCCGCACGCCGCATTCGAGGATTGATCCACCAGGACCAGACCTGGTCGGGACGAATCCTCATTATCGGCGACACCCAGATAATAGGCGCGGTCGTCGATATCGAGCCCGGCACGGAAATTCTGTTCGCCGGAGCCGAGCCCGGCCACAATCCGGTTCTCACCGTCGGATCCGCCGAAGAGAAGCACGGCTCCATCCGCCTCGCCCCCGATGAGGCGCGACCCGTCTACTTCGGCGTCGCGGAACACGCGCAGCCCGGCGCCATCATCGTCTATCTCCCGCCACCGCCCCCCAACGATTCGGCCGCTGGCTCGAGATTCCGCTGGCGCGGCGTCCGCTTCACCGGTGTCGGCTTCGAAAGAGCCGACCGGAAAGGTGCCACGAAAACGGCATCTCAACGCGTGCCGGCGATCACGGTGAACTGCGCCGAAAACGGCACGACCGTCGAGCTTGACGACTGCCGATTCACGGATGGAAGCGGTGTGCTCATTCGCGCCGGCGCGGATTCGCGGATCAAGATCACCGATTGCGAACTGGCCGCCGTCGATGCAACATCGCTCACGATCAGCCGAACCGCGCGACCGGATTTCGCCGGCAAAATCGACATTCGAGACAACAACCTGAACTCGGGCATCATGCTTGATGGCGTCAATGGTGAAATCGTCGGCAACACAATCGCGGGCGATTCCGCCTCATTGCTCATCACCAGCCGAATCGGGACGGGCTCTCGAATCGAAGACAATCTACTCAACCGCCGCTGCGCCGCCACGCCCGGAACCTACGCACTGAGCGTGAATTCCCCCGCAAGCACCATCACAAACAACATCATCATCGGCGCGGAAACGTGCGTCCTCGCCGGACCGCGAACCATGATGGGCAACATCATCATGGCCCAACCCCCTGCCGCACATTCATTCGATCAGCCGCGATCGCGAAAGCTCGTCGCCTCGCTTCCGCAAGGTGCGCGATTCGAAAAAAACTACCTCATCGGCCCCACCGGCGCCATGCTCGCACCGTGGCCGATGCGTAGCCCCGGCGCCGATTCCGAGCCTGAACGCCGCCGGACGACAATTAAGAACAACGTCTTCGACGGTGCCGGCAATACGGCATGGGCCGTGGAACTCGATGCCGCAGGACGCCCCGTCCCGATCGCGATCGAGAACAACCTGTTCATGCGGCTCGAAAACATTGTCATTAACAAGTCGGGCGGCCCGATCGACGATTTCACCGCCGGCTTCAACGCTTTCTATCCGCCGCCGCGGCGCAAATACGATCGCTTCGATCCGGCCGAAACCGAACCGGGCAACGGCGATCACGCCTTCAAGTCAATAATGGATCTGGGGCTCGCGAACCGGACTGAGTCGGACGATCGGGAATTCAGGGCGAACGAACTCGCTCGGCAGGCAAAACTGCTGCAGGACAACGATCGGGCCGGATTCAGAAGACACATCGTCGAACGCTACCGCCCCGGAAAAAACAGTCCGCTCATGGGCGCCGGCCGTCCCGGAAGCGGCAGCGCGAACATCGGGCCCGGATGA
- a CDS encoding phosphoenolpyruvate carboxylase, with protein sequence MCAGVEPPSFWHEGNGLREVECEGGVSLSRDIELLSGAVVRVFEAHCGEAAARRLDRMVALCRRADFSTAEPFATPRSEARQLADDEIHELLKTLTIRFHLVNKAEQVAIARINRDRERRATPEMPRAESIAEAIHALKQQRLSVDEVLSVLRRIDIQPTFTAHPTEARRQTVLRQQQGIAEALSDSHDPELSVAEREAIGSRLVRDIQLMFATDELRVERPRVIEEVRHGLYFLKGPVWQAIPQLYRDLRRAIFEQYGVTPVLPSIIRYRTWIGGDRDGNPRVTAAVTRESFAELRNAVLDLYDEELTALRRELSASRLRVQVPAALDAAIERDRALYPVAPRDERVMANEPFRLRITQMIAKLGHSRVEPGAYRAGELVSDLEELSLALEGCGMALVASEGRLFDLIYRAKSFGLHMAALDIRQHSRVHAETVGELLRLARVCDDYAGLPESKKLEALRAELRNPRPLLPVGALLSPTARDMLDTLHVIREVVDTTPDAVGGYIVSMTHEVSDVLAVIVLLKEVGLWRDDGEHVTCQLDLVPLLETVEDLTRGPDLMSALFADETYRRHLRGRRQFQEVMLGYSDSNKDGGYWMSNWGLQRAQARLADVAAKHGVELRLFHGRGGTIGRGGGRANRAILATPKQSRNGRIRFTEQGEVITFRYAMSAIARRHLEQIVNAMIVATADAGRVPDSDGCDYMEQADCLMDQIAEASMQAYRGLVRDPAFWPWYAGGTPIEFISDLPIASRPVARGGGDVDLDHVRAIPWVFAWTQTRYVVPGWYGLGSAIESICRDDCEAIGRMRDLYRNWSFFKTLIDNAQQEMARARLPIAALYGDGGSTRHVQIAAEFSRTSRIILEITGQSRLLDNNRVIQSAIDARNPFTDVINILQLELIERFRQADDARRARLKPTIFLSINGLAAAMQSTG encoded by the coding sequence CTGTGCGCGGGTGTCGAGCCGCCTTCATTTTGGCATGAAGGCAACGGCCTCCGGGAAGTTGAATGCGAGGGCGGCGTGAGCCTGTCACGGGATATTGAGCTGCTTTCCGGTGCGGTGGTCCGGGTGTTCGAGGCGCATTGCGGCGAGGCTGCCGCCCGGCGCCTCGATCGGATGGTCGCCCTGTGCCGCAGAGCGGATTTTTCGACGGCGGAACCGTTTGCGACGCCTCGGTCGGAAGCGCGGCAGCTGGCGGACGACGAGATTCATGAGCTACTCAAGACGCTCACGATTCGATTTCATCTTGTGAACAAGGCCGAGCAGGTCGCGATCGCGCGAATCAACCGCGATCGAGAGCGTCGGGCGACGCCGGAAATGCCGCGCGCCGAGTCGATAGCCGAGGCAATTCATGCGTTGAAACAGCAGCGGCTTTCGGTCGATGAGGTGCTCAGTGTGCTTCGCCGAATCGACATTCAGCCGACCTTCACGGCGCATCCAACGGAAGCGCGTCGTCAGACCGTGCTCCGACAGCAGCAGGGAATCGCGGAAGCGTTGTCGGATTCGCATGATCCTGAGCTGTCGGTGGCCGAGCGCGAGGCGATCGGGAGCCGGCTCGTTCGGGACATTCAGTTGATGTTCGCGACGGACGAGCTGCGCGTCGAGCGGCCGCGCGTGATCGAGGAAGTTCGGCACGGTCTGTACTTTTTGAAGGGGCCTGTGTGGCAGGCGATCCCCCAGCTATATCGCGATTTGCGGAGGGCGATTTTCGAGCAATACGGAGTGACGCCCGTGCTGCCGAGCATTATTCGATATCGGACGTGGATCGGCGGCGATCGGGACGGAAATCCCCGGGTCACGGCTGCCGTGACGAGGGAATCATTCGCGGAACTTCGGAATGCGGTGCTGGACCTGTATGACGAGGAGCTGACAGCGCTTCGCCGCGAGCTTTCTGCATCGCGGCTGCGCGTTCAGGTTCCCGCGGCGCTGGACGCGGCGATCGAGCGCGACCGGGCGCTGTATCCGGTTGCTCCGCGTGATGAGCGCGTGATGGCGAATGAGCCGTTCCGGCTTCGCATCACACAGATGATTGCGAAGCTGGGCCATTCACGCGTTGAGCCGGGGGCCTATCGCGCGGGCGAACTGGTATCGGATTTGGAGGAGCTATCGCTCGCCCTTGAGGGCTGCGGAATGGCGCTCGTTGCAAGCGAGGGGCGCCTATTTGATCTGATTTATCGCGCGAAGTCGTTCGGTCTTCACATGGCAGCGCTGGATATTCGGCAGCACTCGCGCGTTCATGCCGAGACGGTGGGTGAATTGTTGCGCCTTGCCCGCGTTTGCGACGATTATGCGGGGCTTCCGGAGTCAAAGAAGCTGGAGGCGCTGCGAGCGGAACTGCGAAATCCGCGCCCGCTGCTTCCGGTCGGCGCGCTCTTGTCCCCGACGGCGCGGGATATGCTGGACACCCTTCATGTGATACGCGAAGTGGTTGACACGACGCCCGATGCGGTTGGCGGTTACATCGTGAGCATGACCCATGAAGTGAGCGATGTGCTGGCCGTGATCGTTCTGCTCAAGGAGGTCGGGCTGTGGCGAGATGATGGCGAGCATGTGACATGTCAGCTGGACCTGGTACCGCTTCTGGAGACAGTGGAGGATCTGACGCGCGGACCGGATCTGATGAGCGCGCTGTTTGCCGACGAAACGTATCGACGGCACCTGCGCGGCCGCCGACAGTTTCAGGAGGTCATGCTGGGCTACTCGGACAGCAACAAGGATGGCGGTTACTGGATGTCGAACTGGGGACTTCAGCGTGCTCAGGCCCGCCTTGCAGACGTGGCTGCGAAGCATGGGGTGGAGTTGCGTTTGTTTCACGGCCGTGGTGGAACGATCGGTCGCGGGGGTGGTCGGGCGAATCGGGCGATACTGGCTACGCCGAAGCAATCTCGCAACGGGCGGATTCGTTTCACGGAGCAGGGCGAGGTCATTACGTTTCGTTACGCGATGTCGGCGATCGCGCGTCGGCATCTTGAGCAGATCGTCAATGCCATGATTGTGGCGACGGCGGATGCGGGCCGAGTTCCCGACTCGGATGGTTGTGATTACATGGAACAGGCCGACTGCCTGATGGATCAGATTGCGGAGGCGTCGATGCAGGCCTATCGCGGGCTGGTCCGCGATCCGGCGTTCTGGCCCTGGTATGCGGGCGGAACGCCGATCGAGTTCATCAGCGATCTGCCGATCGCATCCCGGCCCGTGGCCCGGGGCGGGGGGGATGTGGACCTGGATCATGTGCGGGCGATTCCGTGGGTTTTTGCGTGGACGCAGACGCGCTATGTCGTGCCGGGCTGGTATGGGCTCGGGTCGGCGATTGAGTCGATCTGTCGCGACGATTGCGAGGCAATCGGCCGGATGCGTGATCTGTATCGAAACTGGAGCTTCTTCAAGACGTTGATCGACAATGCGCAGCAGGAGATGGCTCGGGCCCGGCTGCCGATTGCCGCGCTGTATGGTGACGGCGGCTCGACGCGGCATGTGCAAATTGCGGCGGAGTTTTCGAGGACAAGTCGCATTATTCTCGAAATCACGGGGCAGTCGCGTCTGCTGGATAATAATCGCGTCATTCAGTCCGCAATCGATGCGCGGAATCCTTTCACGGACGTGATCAACATTCTGCAGCTTGAACTGATCGAGCGATTTCGGCAGGCCGATGACGCGCGGCGGGCGCGCCTGAAGCCGACAATTTTTTTGAGTATCAACGGCCTGGCAGCCGCGATGCAGAGCACGGGATAG
- a CDS encoding PilT/PilU family type 4a pilus ATPase, whose protein sequence is MKEIQEILTAARQRRVTDIHIIANAPILFRIEGDLQPATKEPLTAKISKDLCYALLSPEQIAEFESERDIDFMMADSDRNRHRVNISYNDGRVGAVIRLLPSDPVPLDSLHLPEIATRVTRARKGLILITGSTSQGKTTTLNAMIDHINRNARKHIVTIEDPIEYVHTNKNSIVRQREIGKDTRSFVRALRAALRQDPNVIAIGEMRDYDTIKIALTAAETGVLVLSTLHVISIDKIIERLLSYAPDGGDGHIRTLLAEALLCIVHQELLPTIDGGKRIAAETLVATDAVRNVLRNRKTFHLRNAIMTGQRYGMQPMKSSLDQLLAEGVISDAVHDNVLESYR, encoded by the coding sequence GTGAAGGAAATTCAGGAAATTCTCACCGCCGCGCGACAGCGGCGGGTAACCGACATTCACATCATCGCAAATGCGCCGATTCTGTTCCGAATCGAAGGCGACCTTCAACCCGCAACCAAAGAACCGCTGACGGCCAAAATCTCAAAAGACCTCTGCTACGCCCTGCTCTCACCCGAACAGATCGCTGAGTTCGAAAGCGAACGCGATATCGACTTCATGATGGCTGACTCCGACCGGAACCGCCATCGGGTCAACATCAGCTACAACGACGGCCGTGTCGGCGCAGTCATACGACTGCTTCCCAGCGACCCCGTGCCTCTTGATTCCCTCCACCTGCCGGAAATCGCCACGCGCGTCACCCGGGCTCGAAAAGGGCTCATTCTCATCACCGGCAGCACCAGCCAGGGCAAAACCACCACACTCAACGCCATGATCGATCACATCAATCGGAACGCGCGAAAACACATCGTCACCATCGAAGACCCGATTGAATACGTTCACACCAACAAAAACTCTATCGTTAGGCAACGCGAAATCGGAAAAGACACCCGCTCCTTTGTCCGCGCCCTGCGCGCCGCGCTGCGGCAGGACCCCAATGTCATCGCCATCGGCGAAATGCGAGACTACGACACGATCAAAATCGCCCTCACCGCCGCGGAAACCGGCGTCCTTGTTCTCTCCACGCTGCACGTTATATCAATCGACAAGATCATCGAACGACTGCTCTCCTACGCCCCCGACGGCGGAGATGGCCACATCCGCACGCTGCTCGCCGAAGCACTGCTCTGCATCGTCCACCAGGAACTTCTACCCACCATCGACGGCGGCAAACGCATCGCGGCCGAAACTCTCGTCGCGACCGACGCCGTCCGAAACGTCCTGAGAAATCGCAAGACCTTCCATTTGCGAAATGCAATCATGACAGGCCAGCGCTACGGCATGCAACCCATGAAGTCATCCCTTGACCAGCTCCTCGCGGAAGGCGTAATCAGTGACGCGGTCCATGACAATGTCTTGGAGAGCTATCGATAA